The Cynocephalus volans isolate mCynVol1 chromosome 1, mCynVol1.pri, whole genome shotgun sequence region GTAAAGAGTTCTTAGTCTTGACATctaaagcacaatccataaaagaaaaagttgataaattggactttatcaaaattaaaaatgtttgatcTACAAAAGACCCATTACTACAATGGAAAGATACTTAGCTACAGActttgggaaaatatttgcaaactgtatgtCCAACAAAGGACTATTATCTAGTATAggtaaagaactctcaaaattcaacagtttaaaaaaaaaaatccaatttgaaaatgggcaaagaaaaaaaaaaagaaaataggcaaaaggCATGAGCAGACACTCTACCAAAGATATACAGGTGGcacataagcacatgaaaagatgtccaacatcattagccatcacgGAAaggcaaactaaaaccacaatgaaatatcactacacatccacagaatggctaaaatacaaCAGTGCTTCATCATGGATGAATCTTACGGGAATTAAACTAAGTGAGATGAGCccgtcacaaaaggacaaatgctgtaGGATTCCACTTACAAAGACACCAGGAGTCATCtaattcacagagacagacagtggAAGGGtaggtgccaggggctggggagggggatggggagtgagtgtttaatggggacagagtttccgtttgggaagataaaaaagCTCTGGAGagggatggtggtgatggttgcccgACAGTGTCAATGTACAGTAGTCTCCCTTATCTGCAAAGGATACAGTCCAAGAACCCCAGTGGACggctgaaactgcagatagtactgaaATCTATACATACTATGTCTTTTTCCTATATATACGTACctatgacaaagtttaatttataaatcaggcacagtaagagattaacaacaataactaataataaaaataggacAACTATAACAATACAAAATAATAGGAGTTACGtgataaaagttatgtgaacGTGATCTCTCTCAAAACATCTTTCTGTACCATACTCACCTTCTCCTTGTGTACTGTCTATCTGATAACGAAGCAGGTAGGACATACAGTGTGGATACActagacaaagggatgattcacgtccCAGGCCAGAAGGAGCAGGACAGTGAAAGATTTCATCATGCTTCTCAGAACagtgtgcaatttaaaatatgaatttttatttctggaattttccatgtaatattttcagactgtgatTGACTGCTGGTAACTGGcaccacagaaaatgaaactagaGATAAGGGAGGATTACTGTACTTAATGCCTCTgatctgtacacttaaaaatggttaagatggtaaattttatgtgtattttacataattttttaaaataaaaaattaaaatattttaaaagaaagaaagaaagaaatgaatggtCTATATCTTCTGTATACATGGAACCAGGGCTCAGTACGCAGATTGAGGACTTGCTTCATACCCTGCAGGAAGCCCAGATAGACTGTCTCTCTGGATTGAGGGAGTTCATTCCCAAAACAAGCCAGGTTCAGGGGTCTGGAGGGTCCTTAAAAGCAGGACAGCCATTAAGATAGCCCAGCAATTCTGAAAGAACTGGTGGTATCACCAGTTAACACAGATGTCACAGTAACCAAGAAGTAGAGCAAGACCCCAAACATAAGTACCTGGGACTGTACGGGGGAGTATGGGCTTCCAGGCTCTCCACTCAACAGAGTTTcactgttcatttttgtttttagacaAGCAATATATCGACTGCAGAAATCTTTGCAGAGTTCATTAACCTTTTCCAGCTCAAGAAGATGAATACGCAAAACCTGGATTGCTTTTACCATCTAGAAGCAGAGAAAATGAAgactttcagaagagaaaaaggtAGCACGATTATCATTATCACACATACCAGTTCTTAGTTATTAGATGAAACCATCTCTACTGCCGTCGACAGAAGAGGAATAACATCAGAACTCATACAAACTGACGAATCATTCTAGGGCCACTGACCTGTGCTTGGGTATTTGGCTGGATCTGCTGTGTGGGGAATACAAAGGACCACTGGGAGCGTGTCCCAGTGCAGTGAGTGTAGGCTCTGGCCCGCAGCCCAGCCCCACTACTGACTTGATCTGTGGCTGGGCAACCCTCGCTCACCCTGGCTCTGCTCCTGTCTCCGTATCCATAAATAGGGATAAATCTGTACCCACCTATAGGTGgttcttaattttgatatttATCAACTCCACCTTTTATGGATCTTGCTTTTGGTATCAAGCTGAAGAATTCTTTGCCTAGCCCTAGACtccaaagattttctcttatgattttcctaaaagttttatagctttataCTAAGTCACTAATTTGGGGGGTAATTTATCCcacagcagtagataactaataCCAATAATGAAACCATTATTGTAAGCACCACTTGCCTGAGAATaactccagggctggctggttagctcacacagtagagcgtggtgctgataacactaggTTTAAGGGTTTGGATTCttataccggccagccaccaaaaataaaaaagagaactcCAAAGCTGATCTCTTTGGCCTATAAGTGGTGGTAGTAATTCATATGTATTtgtgtaatgaatgaatgaatcagtcaatcaatcaatcaacaagAATTACCAAGCAACAAGTTCTGCTAGGCCCTGTGCTAAACACATGGCTGCACCACCAGGCAGGAGAACCTAGGTCCCTGCCAGCTTGGCAGGGTGTAGAGAACACCTGCTCTCCACTCACTGTGCCAGGCCAGGTGTGGGCCAGTGGAAGGAGAGATGCATGACAGAGAGAGCCTCTGATCATCAGCCCAGAAGGGCTCACACTGTTAATCTCATTTCAGAGAGGAGGAGACAGATTCAAAGTtagtgagaaattttaaaagaaaaagctaagACTTGGGTATTTACTCAGGAAGAAGTTTTCCAGAGACTGTTTTCTGCTATGGACCCCGTCTAAGGTTTTGATATGGGACCTAGAAGGCTCTAATGGAAATCCAGTGACCATACCCTGATGCTGGGTCTCTGTGTTAATCCCAGATCTGGGAGGCAAACATAGTTATGCTCAGGCAGGCGAGCAAAGACAGCGGCGTGCCCGACAAAGGCCAACAGCACTGCCCAAGCACCAAAAGGCAAAGCTTGCTTTGAGGTGCACCAAGGACATTAATGCCAAGGAAATCTCCATTTCCTCTATATAGCACAgagaaccctggactttggagcCCTGGTTCTGGGAGGAGGGCACCACAAATCAGTGTCAGAGCTGTCTTGGAGAATAAAATTAAAGTCATATGTCCATGATTAGGGATAAGCCAAGAAGAGAAGTTGGGCGCAGACATGCTGCGTGAGCACCCCAACCCCAACGATCCTTGACAAATATTTAGAAGTGAATCCCCTAGACCATTTAGGATGAAgactcaaattattttatttgcttatcaAAGGAAATGGTAATAGAGAAGGCTGGAAGACTTGGGGACACTGAAGTTACACACCCtgtaaaataagttattttataaTTGTACAATTCTCCCCTTCAGCAGAACTATGAAGAGTGTGAAGTTCTAATTAGAAGTTTAAAATTtcacagatttttaattttgaaaaataaaaataaaacatttactgtACTTACTAAATTGTCAGTTTCTGGATCTTCACAAAAGAAGggtttcccttccttctcttgctTCCTTACAAAATTTTCTATGTCCACATCAAAACTGGCAGAAGTCGTGCCTTCAGAGCCCTGAGTAGATTGTTCACATTTTTCAAACAACAAAGCTAATAATGGAAATAGTGGATGCCTGtgggagaaaagaacaaagaacaaatacATGTTCTACATCTCCATGAGAATGTTCTGGTGTAtacttatgtattattttataaaatacctttgctgagctataattcacataccatacaattgaTCTagttaagtgtacaattcaacagtttttagtatatccatagttgtgcaaccattgccacagtcaatttttgaacattttcatcatccccaaaagaaaccctgcacCCATTAGCAGTCCCTCTCCATTTTCCCCAACCGCAGCCCACCAcgaatctactttctatctctatatatttacctattctggacattttatatacagatgttccttgacttatgatggggttatgtcccaacAAATCCATCATGAGTTAAAAACAtcctaagtcaaaaatgcatttaatacacttaaGCTACCAAAtgtcatagcttagcctagcctaccttaactgtgctcagaacacttacattagtctacagttgggcaaaatcacctaacacGAAGCCTAAAGTGTTGAAtacctcatgtaatttattaaattctggactgaaagtgaaaaacagaacgGCTGTACAGGTACCTGAAGTACATTTTTAGTGAATGTGTACCGCTTTggcaccattgtaaagttgagGACTgtctataaatggaatcatatgtgACCTTTGATGTCTAGCttgcttcacttagcataatgcttttaagGCTTATCAATATTGTAAcacgtatcagtacttcattgctttttatggcctaacaatattccattgtacggatACCCAATATTGTGTCggtccattcatcaattgatgggcatctgggttgtttccatcttttggctattacgaacaatactgctatgaacattcatgtataagaTTCATGGGAACATGTTTTCACTTCTATTGGGTACACACATGGGAGTGGACTAGCTGGGTCATATGTAACTCCATGTCTAGCCTTCTGAGGAGGTGACAGACCACTCTGCACAGTGGCCATACCACTTTACACTTGCACCAGCAGTATACGAGGACCTtaattcctccacatcctcaccgaTGCTTGTTGTTTTCTGCTGTTAATGTCTTTTATTACAGTCACCccaatgggtgtgaagtggtatacgtctggaatttatttttaactacacaatgaataaacacataCTTCCTGGAAATAATTCAGCATACCCGTCAAGCAGAAATCCTTTCAGATACCACTTTCACTCcacccctcctttcctctcccctcctccaaaaGGGATTGCTGTTAATGTTTGGGTATGTATCCTTCTCCAGAGGATGCTATACACTCACTCACATGGTTCTGTAACTTGGTTtgttcttcaaaatatatcatacAAACAGGGCCAACTTCAAGGGTGTAAGACTTGGGCAGCTGCCCAAGGCGCCATGCTCAGTTTAATGCTCTGCCATGGCTGATCTTAAAACTCTCAACACATTTGGAACAAGGagtcctgtgttttctttttgcctggGCCCCACAAATCATGTAGCCAATGCTGCTTAAGAGACTATCCATGTCAGTTCACGAAAATCTGTGTGGTTCTTCAATGGAGCATGGCAACCTGTAGTATGAAACCCCAACAGTGTAACCATTTGCCTCTTGTTGGTCGTTTACATTGTTTGCAGTTTTCAACATTTACAAACAATGTAGAAGAGCCTAAGTTCTTGGGGAGctacctagaaatggaattgcacGTATATTATAAAAGTTATTAGGGGCACACGCTACAACAGGGATCAACCTTGaagacactatgttaagtgaaacaatttgtcacaaaaagacaagtattatgattccacttatatgaagtatctaaaatagttgaatccataaaaacagaaagtagaatggtagttaccaggtGCTGGGGACAGGGAAGCGGAAAAGACAATTTGTATAGTCtcagatttgcaagatgaaaaaattctggaaatgtgtttcacaacaatgtgaatatactttacgctaccaaactgtacacttaaaaatgattaagatggtaaattttatgttatgtatcttttaccacaattttaaaaagaaaagaaaaagaaacggAAAtcagttggggaaaaaaaaaaaagttaatggcGTGCCAAAATGCTCTACAGAAAGGAACATGCCCAGTTATCTTCTCACTGACTGCCCCCAAACCTGGCCATCACCACGATTACTGATCTTTGTCTTGGCCAATCTGATGGGCCAAAatatatatctcaatgttgaacgtTTTTTCATGTCTGGCCATTTACTGTCCTTTTCAGAGAcctgccttctttgtctcttttatcttaggctgtttgtctttttcttattgatcacTTTAAACTTTTAGGATGCTAATACTTTATTACacaaattttctcccaatctgttacCTGTCTTTTAACTTGTTTATGATATCTTTTGTTATGTAACTGGTTTATATTGAGGTAATTCAAATCTAtcagtcttttcttgttttttgagtTTGTGCTTTATTTAAGAAGGCCTCAATTCAAggttacatatatattttcccaaaatttcttatatatttttaatcttaaaaacattTGGATCTTTAATCtagctgaaatttatttttaatgaacaaaGTGAGGTAAGAATCTCAGGTTTCTTTCCAAATAGCCAATAGTCCttacaatatttattaattaatctcTGCCAATCAATTTGAAATGCTCCATTTATCATACACTATGttttcatacatacacacagcTCTTTGTCTGAACTCTCAATTCTGTTATACTGATCCATTACCAATATATTCTTTCATTAGTATCACATTAAATGACTGTGACTaatacattgttttaaatttcttggtgactttattcattttttttcttcaggtttcTCAGCTCTACTTGCACGTTTTCCTCTACCAGTTGAATTTTACaatcagtcttttccttttttgattaaAATCCTATTGGTCTTTGATTGTATTgccttaaatttataaattaattcagGAAAGAGTGAAACCTTCATAACATTGTGTTCTCACCCAGGAATATGGAACAGCTCTCCACTGAATCAGGTTTTTGTGTAcattcttcattaaaatttttatagttttctctaTGTAGTTCATATATACTTGTTAGTTTTATTCCTAGTTATGTTATAGTTTTTGTAGCTAGTCTGAGTggaattgttttataaaaaaattttaattcagtttGTTCTTAGGTATatgaaaccaattttaaaaaaattctgattactcaaattttattttaaaaattatccaacaGTAAAGTTGGATAATGACTGTTGTTGGTGTACAGACACGTGTATATACACGTTGTGTACAGACACgattttaacacatgtatagatTTGTGTAAGCACCACAATTAACACGCAGAACAGCTCTAGCACCCCAGAACACTCCTCTTGCTCTCCCTTTGcagtccccctcccccagcccctagtcctggcaaccactgatctggtCACTATCACTGCAGTTTTATCTTTTCGAGAATGCCATATAAGTGAAAGCGTACAATATGGAAACCTTTGAGAAAACCTTCATTTACTCAGCATGATGCAGCTGGAATTCACTTAAGTTGTCGCATGTATCCacacttcttccttttcattgcCAAGTAacattccattgcatgaatataccactgtttgtttattcattcaccagttgagaaacatttgggttgtttccaatttttgacaATTGTGAacaaagcttctataaacattagAATTGTGcagttgaataaatatttgcacaCCTATGTTCATAACATCATTAACAATAgtccaaaggtggaaacaaccccaGTGTACAGTGGCAGATGAACGGATAATGTGGTATAAACGTACAGtagaataaaaggaatgaaatcctgacacatgctacaacatgcatgaaccttgaagacttgtttttgtctttttccgtgaccggcactcagccaggtagtgcaccggacattcctatacaggatccgaacccgccacgggagcgtcgccatgctctcagcaccgcactctcccgagtgccccacggtatgctaagtgaaataagccacaagAAGGAAAAACACAGCATGactccacttatgtgaggtacctgGAATAGTTGAATTCATAGCGATAGAGACTAGATTGATGGCTGTCAGGAGctaggaggaggaggatgagagTTAgcgtttaatgggtacagagttccattttgggaagatgaaaaagttctggagatgggtggtggtgatggctgtacaacaAAGTGAATTAACTTaatatcactgaactgtacatctaaaaatggttatgatggtaaattttatgtaatgcatattttaccatacaattaaaaaaatattcacataCAGGATTTTGTGTgaacttaaattttcatttttctagggtaaataccaaggagtatttgtgactgctgggtcatataaaaagtgtatgtttaactttataacaaACTGACAAATCATTTTCCATACCGACAGCACTGTGTAAGGCTCTGGCTGCTCAGCACCATGTGTCAGCAGCTGGTGTTATCAAGATTTTTATgtcagccattctaacaggtgcaCAGTGCTTTCCTCACTGtgtctttaatttgcatttcctgatgactaaAGGTACCGaacacatcttttcatgtgctgtttGCCACCTGTGTATCCTCCttggtgaaatgtctcttcaagtcttttgcctgctttttaattaaactgcttgttttcttactgttgagtgttcaaagttctttatatatgctAGATACAATTTCTTGGTAGAAAatgtgatttgcaagtattttttttccaacattagtttgtctttttattctcttaacagcaTCTTTGgcagagaagtttttaattttgattaagtccaatttaccaactttttattttataaatcatgcttttggtgtcctaAGAACTTTTGGCCTAACCCAGGTCtcaaagatttttctcctatgttttcttctaaaagtttagctgtttaaaattttacatttagatctctaatccattttgaataaatgttttatataagaTGTAAGGTTAGGTTGAGGATCTTTTTTTCACACATGGATGTTCAATTGTTCcaacagcatttgttgaaaagtctatcCTTTCTCCATCGAATTGTTTTTGCAcctctgtcaaagatcaaatggatTATATATTTGTGTTGATCTATTTATGGACTCTCTATTTTGTGccactgatctatgtgtctatccctTTACCAATACCACAATGCCTTAATTACTGCAAATTTATAGTAAATCTTAAAAATGATGTAGACTGGTTCCAtcaacttcattcttctttttcaaaatcatttttgctGTTCTAACTCTTTTGTCttccatataaaatttagaattagcttgtctaTATGTACAAAAATATCCTAAGACTTTTTCTATAGTGAGTCTTCCAACACCTGAACATAGTATGTCCTGCCATTTTTCTTTGATTGCTTGcatcagcattttatagttttcagcataaagattctatacatattttgttagatttatatctaaaTTCTTTTGAAGCTCTTGTAAATGgtattgtctttttgattttcCAATTGTACATCACTAGTATGAGATAGGATTGGcttttgtgtgttgcttttgtatcctgcaaccttactaaaCTCACTTATTTAGTTCTAGAAGATTTTTGGTAGgctctttgggattttctatagaGATAATCTCATGTCATTTACACGCACAGCCAGTTTTACgtcttcctttctgatctggtctgccttttatttctttttattgcctccCTGCACTGGCTGGAACTTCCATTACAATGCTGAacaggagtagtgagagtggatATCTTTGCCTTATTCCCAATCTTAGGGAAAACATTCAGTCCTTtaccattcagtatgatgttagctgtaggttttctgTGGATGCCCTTCATCAGCGTGAGAAAGTTCCCTGCTACTACCACTTGCTGACAGTTTTTGtgtggttggttggttttttggcagctggccagtacagaaatccaaaccctggaccttggtgttatcagcaccatgctctaaccaactgagctaaccagccagccccagctgaCAGCTTTTAATCATTATTGGATGTTGAATGCTTTTCTACATCAATTGATATAATCACCGTGTGGATTTCATCGTATGACTTTTGAATACTGACTGAACCAGTCTTGCATTCCCAGGACAGACTCTACTTGGTCACtgtgtattattctttttatatattgctggatttggtttgttaATATTTCATCGATGATTTTTACATGTAAGTTAGTGAGAAATATTGGTctgtgtttttcttgttttgtattGTCTCTGTCTGGTCTTAGCAGAGTGATGTTcaattcataaaatgagttggggagCATTCCTTTATCTTCTGCTTTCTGGATGAGATTATGCTGACTTGCTGTTCTCTTCTTCTTCatatgtttggtaaaattctccagtaaaaccatctgggcctgaagATCTCTTTGTGCAAGGTTACCCAGAATGTAGATTTatattccaaaacttttttttagatATTAGAAAAAAGTCATAATCTGAGAAAATTTTCACCCAAGTAGTTACCACATCATAAAGGCACCTCTCTACTCTGCCCAGCTAACAGCTCTAGTGTTTCACTTAACAAGGCTTTCTATTCTCTTTACTTCTCTGAAAACCCACAGGCTCCCCTCTCATGCACTACCTATAAATGGCCTGCTTGTCTGCATCCATTGGGGTCTGACACTCCACAGGGGGAGGGCTCACTCCTTCTGCATCAGGTTCAGAGCAGTTTGGATCTTGCTCTGTTTTTAACTCTGTTACTACTTGCATCTGTAAAAGAAGGACGACAATTTTTGTCACCAAACACAAAATAAACTGCTACTAAGTATTCTATTCTCAAACAGGAATGCAATCAGAATAGTAAATTGTCAGTTACATGACTGGCACAAATACATAAAGAATACTACCAACAAAAAAACACCTTTGAAtttaatatgctttaaaaattgaaagaataaaggTCAAATTTCAAGCTGTTTAAGAAGTGAGATGACCAATATCTGTGAAAtgcttatgatttttaaaataaaataaaaataaatacataccatTGAAGGGACCTGTACACATACAATCTCACTCTTGGATCTCTTCTTGCTACATATCCTCATATTTAGTAATACAATAAGAGTCGGATAAATGAATAGTCCAGCTCTTCTTATCTTGTCACAAAAATGACTCAAGCCCAATATGCTACTCATTTGTGACAGGGCTGAAATTCTCCCAATAATGAATCTCCCTCTGTCAATGCCTATAAGAGgcaaaaaacacttaaaaaaaaaaaaaaaaaaaaaaaaccaacaaaaaaggCCACAAAGGAAAGGGAGGCACAGCACACCTCAGCTCCTGACCACCCTTCTCACACCCCACTGGTGTGGTTCCAGACCCTTCTCACTAAAATCCTCCAgctgagagaggagagagccaGGGGTGCTCCATTACTCCTTCCTGACTCTGTAACAAAACCCTGTTCAGCAGGAAAGCAAACGGCAGGGCTGGATCTCTTCCGTGGAAATAAGCTTCAGGGCTCCAGAAGAAGAGGGAGAATGAAACACACCCAGCAACAGAGCCTGGAATAAGACCCCAGGCGTCTCAAGAAAGATAGCAAAGGCCTCAGCTGAAcctctccacctgctcctcctcctcctcaatcCCTTCAGGTCACAGAACACAAAATATGGTAGCTTCAAGTCTCACACACAGTCTTAGGACAGTCCAGAAGCCAGCTGTCACGGCACAGTCATCCAAGCTTGTGCAAGATAAAACGATCAAGCACTGAAACTGCTAAATATATTATTGCACAGTCCCCTCTCAAGCTTATAACTGGGGAGATGAAATCACAGGATTCCCTTTAAAAAGCTGATTAAGTAAGACACTCAGATTAGCAACTGGTCAACATGAAAATCTGTGATTATCCAAACGTTCAGCTTTTCTCTAAAAGCAACAATACTAATTAACTCTGATGTTAAAGAGGTAAATCCCCAAGAAACTGTCATATGATTTCGGGAGAATCAAAATCACTGGCAATCTTAGTATTACTTAAGGAAATAATGTGAATACTTCTATAGCTTATCCTTCTGAAAACCAACAGGTAACAAGTGAAGAGTATTCTTAAAATTGAGTGTGCGACCTCACAGAAACTGAGTTATGGGTATGCGCAGCGCAGCCATTCTTTGGCACCAGGCGGCTGCAACGGAGTGCAGAATAAAGCCCAAGCCCTCACCCGCCGCCCGTCCGGGTAGCTGTCTGCGCTCAGTGTCTGCGCAGCCATCATGGTCAGCAAGAGGTTCATACGACATCAAATCATCTTGAGCAGAAAGGCGGTGTCTGGGGAAACAACAGAAGAGAATCAGTTAATAGTTATAGAACATTCTTTTGTTTCCCTTATTCCACAGCAttcatacaatttttttaaaaatacatatttttacaggggaagaaaaaaaccatCCTAGCACTATGGTATAAGCCAAATCCTATCCCGTAGCCCTTCACCTACTTAGTGATCACTTATTTTACTGTCCTGGGCTCCCACTTGCTATATTCCATTTCTGGCCATATTCACTCACCACCCAGTAAACATGTGGTGAATTTCTACACATGCAAGACACTGTTCTGGGTCCTGGACACAGCAACAAGCAAGACAGGCAAGGAGGAGAGACAATAACCAGGAAGAACCTCAGGCTGCCACGCACCGAGAACAAGTGTGGGTGAAGCGAGAGAGGGTGCATGGCAACTTCCCTGGCTGGGTGGTCGGGCAGGCCTCTCTGGGAAGATGCCATTTAAGCCAACACCTGACTGCCATGCTGAGATCAGGGAGATGGGTGTTCCAAAGGGAAGGAATGGCTAACGCAGGGACCTAAGACAGGAATGAAAAGGACGTACTCAAAGGAGGCTAAGGTGGCACTCTTGTAAACAGGTGTATGTGATACAAATATGTAAACAATGGCCTATTTGCTCGATGACAGCATGAAACCTCAAAAATACACTGGTGAGCTGGAATGCTGGCCCAGGGACCCTACCAAGCGCCTGTGATGTGAATGTAGAAAGGCACTGCAGGGCTGGCATGGGGAGTGCGGGCTGGACCACATCTGGCACAGACTGGCAATGTCATGGTGCATGTCAGAGACTCCCCGAGAAGGTCATGTGGAGGTCAAGGGCAACCACATCACTTGTTCTGCACTAGCAAGACCACCAAAGGTCACTAGAGAAGTAACGCTTTAGGAGACTGTGCTAAACAGAAGCAAATCTAGTCCAAGCTAAGCAAGACGGGGAAAGAATCAGCAGCATGATCTGAGGGAGACAGTAAAAGAAATGGGGTGTTCAGTCCTCTAATAGTAGCAGTGGTGTCAGCAGCCAG contains the following coding sequences:
- the PKNOX1 gene encoding homeobox protein PKNOX1 isoform X3 yields the protein MSYEPLADHDGCADTERRQLPGRAAGIDRGRFIIGRISALSQMSSILGLSHFCDKIRRAGLFIYPTLIVLLNMRICSKKRSKSEIVCVQVPSMMQVVTELKTEQDPNCSEPDAEGVSPPPVECQTPMDADKQAIYRHPLFPLLALLFEKCEQSTQGSEGTTSASFDVDIENFVRKQEKEGKPFFCEDPETDNLMVKAIQVLRIHLLELEKVNELCKDFCSRYIACLKTKMNSETLLSGEPGSPYSPVQSQLQLQLNQDLSILHQDDGSSKNKRGVLPKHATNVMRSWLFQHIGHPYPTEDEKKQIAAQTNLTLLQVNNWFINARRRILQPMLDSSCSETPKTKKKTAQNRPVQRFWPDSIASGAVQPPPSELAMPEGAVVTITTPVNMNVDSLQSLSSDGATLAVQQVMMAGQSEDESVDSTEDDGGALAPTHISSLVLENSDSLQ